A stretch of Mycobacteriales bacterium DNA encodes these proteins:
- the def gene encoding peptide deformylase produces MAVQPIRLFGDPVLRTPAEPVVDFDKELRILVDDLFETMVAAPGRGLAAPQIGVGLRVFTYAISEDEYGHLINPELSFPDDEEQIGEEGCLSIPELSWDCRRHRTVVARGFDVHGEPVTLAGSDLLARCVQHETDHLDGILFVDRLDPETRKQAMAEIRDAPWAAAVRLSPHPTFGRAL; encoded by the coding sequence GTGGCCGTGCAGCCGATCCGCCTGTTCGGCGACCCCGTGCTGCGTACGCCGGCCGAGCCGGTCGTCGATTTCGACAAGGAGCTCCGGATCCTGGTCGACGACCTGTTCGAGACCATGGTGGCCGCGCCCGGACGGGGCCTGGCGGCGCCGCAGATCGGGGTCGGCCTGCGCGTGTTCACGTACGCGATCTCCGAGGACGAGTACGGGCACCTGATCAACCCGGAGCTGAGCTTCCCCGACGACGAGGAGCAGATCGGCGAGGAGGGTTGCCTGTCGATCCCGGAGCTGTCCTGGGACTGCCGGCGCCACCGCACCGTCGTCGCCCGCGGGTTCGACGTGCACGGCGAGCCGGTCACGCTGGCCGGCTCGGACCTGCTGGCCCGCTGCGTGCAGCACGAGACCGACCACCTGGACGGGATCCTGTTCGTCGACCGGCTCGACCCGGAGACCCGTAAGCAGGCGATGGCCGAGATCCGGGACGCGCCCTGGGCCGCCGCGGTCAGGCTCAGCCCGCACCCGACTTTCGGACGGGCGCTCTGA